In Gammaproteobacteria bacterium, the following proteins share a genomic window:
- the ppa gene encoding inorganic diphosphatase: MNISNLSAGKDIPNDINVIIEIPANADPIKYEIDKDSGAVLVDRFMATCMFYPVNYGFMPHTLAGDGDPVDVLVMAPHSLAIGSVIRVRPVGVLKMEDDGGVDAKVLAVPVSKLTPLYNDINDIDDVDQLLKDQIVHFFEHYKALEKGKWVNIQGWEDVAAAREEILAGIEGEKNAK; encoded by the coding sequence ATGAACATTAGCAATCTCTCCGCAGGTAAAGACATACCCAATGACATCAATGTTATTATCGAAATACCCGCAAATGCAGACCCAATCAAGTATGAAATAGATAAAGACTCCGGCGCGGTACTGGTTGACCGTTTCATGGCCACCTGCATGTTCTACCCTGTTAACTACGGTTTCATGCCACACACCCTGGCAGGCGATGGTGACCCTGTTGACGTGCTGGTGATGGCTCCGCACTCACTGGCTATTGGTTCTGTTATCCGTGTACGCCCGGTGGGTGTTCTGAAAATGGAAGATGATGGGGGTGTTGACGCAAAAGTACTTGCAGTACCTGTCTCCAAATTGACCCCGCTGTATAACGACATTAACGATATTGATGATGTGGATCAGTTACTGAAAGATCAAATTGTACACTTCTTCGAGCACTACAAGGCGCTGGAAAAAGGTAAGTGGGTCAACATTCAGGGATGGGAAGATGTGGCGGCCGCTCGTGAAGAGATTCTGGCAGGTATCGAAGGTGAGAAGAACGCGAAGTAA
- a CDS encoding GAF domain-containing protein, with product MTADEITEKLIAFRKRQVALTKHWEQVGNKDMLQFISEILPASLQVERCGVFLVNPDNDKVWMVSGTHLEERALFASLDGSIVGRVIKSGESSEVRDLEGQVGEHNVAGMKTGFITSNILCVPVFDQKQKRVIGAIQLLNKYKGAYTEKDYTTLNRLAKLIRENLEEIYERQKLVTVLADVESHIRRLETLMIKARLKEKK from the coding sequence ATGACTGCTGATGAAATTACCGAAAAACTGATCGCATTCCGCAAACGGCAAGTGGCGCTCACCAAGCATTGGGAGCAGGTCGGCAACAAAGATATGCTCCAGTTTATCAGTGAAATCTTACCCGCCAGCCTGCAGGTCGAGCGTTGTGGGGTGTTTCTGGTAAATCCTGATAACGATAAAGTCTGGATGGTAAGTGGCACACACCTCGAAGAGCGAGCACTGTTTGCCTCACTGGATGGGTCTATTGTCGGGCGTGTTATCAAAAGTGGAGAGTCGTCTGAGGTAAGAGATCTTGAAGGGCAGGTGGGAGAGCACAACGTTGCGGGCATGAAAACCGGCTTCATCACCAGCAACATACTTTGTGTGCCGGTGTTTGATCAAAAGCAGAAACGGGTGATTGGTGCGATTCAGTTACTGAATAAATACAAGGGTGCCTACACAGAAAAAGATTACACCACGCTGAATCGACTGGCTAAGCTAATAAGAGAAAATCTGGAAGAGATATACGAGCGACAAAAACTGGTGACTGTTTTGGCCGATGTTGAGTCACATATTCGTCGCCTAGAGACGCTGATGATCAAAGCACGCCTGAAAGAAAAAAAGTAA
- a CDS encoding TraB/GumN family protein → MNQTVENDQSDSVAQDGPVVTLELDGRKITLLGTAHVSKASAEQVEQMLATGDYDAVAVELCPSRHQAIANPDSLAKMDLFQVIKEGKATMVAASLALGAYQQRLADQFGIEPGAEMRMAVNKAGESHLPVLLIDREIGVTLKRVYGNIPWWKRMNLISGLIGSVVTKEKVTEEEVERLKEGDMLESSFSQFAEQSREMFIPLIDERDRYMAARIRQEMEAGEHKHLLAVLGAGHLKGIENYLGQLERNPTAEIEQLERLPTPSKWPKFIPWLIVALVLTGFAIGFSRNSELGWQLVMDWVLINGGLSALGALIAGAHPLTVLTAFVAAPLTSLNPTIGAGMVTAAVETWIRKPTVADFSAIRRDTTHLKGWWKNRVTRILLVFLLSTLGSAIGTYVAGFRILERLSG, encoded by the coding sequence ATGAACCAAACAGTAGAGAATGATCAGAGCGATAGCGTCGCGCAAGATGGCCCGGTGGTTACACTCGAACTTGATGGCCGCAAGATAACCCTGTTGGGAACGGCGCACGTCTCTAAAGCAAGCGCCGAACAGGTCGAGCAGATGTTGGCCACGGGTGACTACGATGCGGTAGCGGTTGAGCTTTGCCCTAGTCGCCACCAGGCGATAGCAAACCCTGATAGCTTGGCAAAAATGGATCTTTTTCAGGTAATCAAAGAGGGCAAGGCGACCATGGTAGCCGCCTCATTGGCGCTGGGTGCCTACCAACAGCGCTTGGCCGACCAGTTCGGTATCGAGCCGGGTGCCGAGATGCGTATGGCGGTGAATAAGGCGGGTGAATCCCACCTCCCGGTATTGCTGATTGATCGTGAAATTGGTGTCACTTTAAAGCGGGTGTATGGCAATATCCCGTGGTGGAAGCGGATGAACCTGATCAGCGGCCTGATTGGCAGCGTTGTTACCAAAGAGAAGGTGACAGAAGAGGAGGTCGAACGTCTCAAAGAGGGTGACATGCTGGAGTCCAGCTTTAGTCAATTTGCCGAACAGTCCAGAGAGATGTTTATTCCTTTAATTGATGAGCGTGATCGTTATATGGCGGCGCGTATTCGTCAAGAGATGGAGGCGGGGGAGCATAAACACCTACTGGCGGTGCTGGGTGCGGGACACCTGAAAGGGATCGAAAATTATCTTGGCCAGCTGGAGCGAAACCCCACGGCTGAGATTGAGCAGCTGGAGAGACTACCCACACCCAGTAAGTGGCCAAAATTTATCCCCTGGCTGATCGTAGCGCTGGTGCTGACGGGTTTTGCCATCGGCTTTAGTCGTAACAGCGAGTTAGGCTGGCAGCTGGTCATGGATTGGGTGTTGATTAACGGTGGCCTTTCGGCGTTAGGTGCGCTGATCGCCGGAGCACATCCACTGACAGTGCTCACCGCCTTTGTAGCAGCCCCCCTCACCTCGCTTAATCCAACGATTGGAGCGGGTATGGTAACCGCCGCTGTAGAGACATGGATTCGCAAACCAACGGTTGCCGATTTTAGTGCCATTCGTCGCGATACCACTCATCTTAAGGGGTGGTGGAAAAATCGGGTCACACGGATTCTACTGGTATTCCTGCTGAGTACACTGGGTTCAGCGATTGGCACCTATGTGGCCGGTTTTCGTATCCTGGAACGACTCTCAGGCTAG
- a CDS encoding adenylate kinase yields the protein MRIVLLGAPGSGKGTQAQKLIEKYHVPQISTGDLLRAAVASGSDLGKKAKKFMDEGQLVTDELVLGMIEERLAQEDTKNGYILDGFPRNIPQAEALDKLLSKLQKPLDGAILIDVDFDILLKRITGRRTCDSCGQVYNIYSSPPSKEGACDKCDGTLQHRSDDNEQTISSRLKVYEEQTCPLIDYYSEQSILRKIKGTGDIEDIFKRVCSAIDLLNK from the coding sequence ATGAGAATCGTACTGCTAGGTGCACCAGGATCCGGTAAAGGCACTCAAGCTCAAAAGCTGATCGAGAAGTATCATGTTCCACAAATTTCCACGGGTGATCTGCTGCGAGCTGCGGTTGCCTCTGGCAGTGATCTTGGAAAAAAAGCCAAAAAATTCATGGATGAAGGACAGTTGGTTACCGATGAGCTGGTGCTGGGCATGATTGAAGAGCGGTTGGCTCAAGAAGATACAAAAAACGGTTATATTCTTGATGGCTTTCCCCGCAATATCCCCCAAGCTGAAGCACTGGACAAGCTACTGAGCAAACTACAGAAGCCGCTGGATGGCGCGATATTAATTGATGTTGATTTTGACATTCTTCTCAAGCGCATTACCGGACGTCGAACCTGTGACTCGTGTGGCCAGGTCTATAACATCTACTCCTCTCCTCCCAGCAAAGAGGGTGCGTGTGATAAGTGTGATGGCACACTACAACACCGTTCCGATGATAATGAGCAGACCATCAGCAGTCGCCTGAAAGTTTACGAAGAGCAGACCTGCCCACTGATCGATTATTACAGCGAGCAGTCTATTTTACGCAAGATCAAGGGCACTGGTGATATTGAAGATATTTTCAAGCGTGTTTGTAGTGCAATCGATCTACTAAACAAATAA
- the hemB gene encoding porphobilinogen synthase: MRRMRRDSFSRRLMRESHLTTDDLIYPMFILEGENQREAIPSMPGVERVSIDLLLKEAEELVALGIPMVALFPVTPTHIKTEDAREAFNSDGLAQRAVRALKKSFPELGVMTDVALDPFTTHGQDGLIDESGYVLNDETVEVLVKQALSHAKAGADVVAPSDMMDGRIGAIREVLESHDYIHTRIMGYSAKYASSFYGPFRDAVGSSANLGSGNKDTYQMDPANSDEALWEVAMDIEEGADMVMVKPGMPYLDIVRRVKDQFGVPTYAYQVSGEYAMIMAASQNGWLNERAVIMESLLCFKRAGADGILSYFAKRVAQWLNEPQHKS; the protein is encoded by the coding sequence ATGCGTCGCATGCGCCGTGATAGTTTTTCACGTCGACTGATGCGTGAATCCCACCTCACCACAGATGATCTCATCTATCCGATGTTTATTCTTGAGGGTGAAAATCAGCGTGAGGCGATCCCTTCAATGCCGGGAGTCGAGCGGGTCAGTATCGATCTGTTGCTAAAAGAGGCCGAAGAGCTGGTAGCCCTGGGCATCCCGATGGTTGCACTGTTCCCTGTCACCCCTACCCACATCAAAACTGAAGATGCTCGTGAAGCGTTCAACTCAGATGGCTTGGCACAACGCGCAGTCCGTGCGCTCAAAAAGAGCTTCCCAGAGCTGGGGGTGATGACCGATGTGGCGCTGGACCCTTTTACCACACATGGTCAGGACGGTTTAATTGATGAGAGTGGCTATGTCCTCAACGATGAGACCGTTGAGGTACTGGTCAAACAAGCCCTCTCTCACGCAAAGGCGGGCGCTGATGTGGTCGCTCCCTCCGACATGATGGATGGGCGTATCGGTGCCATACGTGAGGTCTTAGAGTCTCACGACTATATCCATACCCGTATAATGGGCTACTCCGCTAAATACGCCTCCAGTTTCTATGGCCCCTTCCGTGATGCGGTAGGCTCATCCGCCAACCTGGGCAGTGGTAATAAAGATACCTACCAGATGGATCCCGCCAACAGCGATGAAGCGCTTTGGGAGGTGGCTATGGATATTGAAGAGGGGGCCGACATGGTGATGGTTAAACCCGGCATGCCTTATCTCGATATTGTTCGCCGGGTAAAAGATCAGTTTGGCGTTCCGACCTACGCCTATCAGGTGAGTGGTGAATACGCAATGATTATGGCTGCCAGCCAAAATGGCTGGCTAAATGAACGTGCCGTCATTATGGAGTCACTGCTCTGCTTTAAGCGTGCAGGGGCCGATGGTATTCTCAGCTACTTTGCAAAGCGGGTTGCACAGTGGCTCAATGAACCACAACATAAATCATGA
- the aroE gene encoding shikimate dehydrogenase, translated as MNDPFDFDKAPDEYGVMGNPIAHSKSPQIHAAFAKQTRQRMQYSALLVDLGGFPQAVGNFQANGGKGVNVTVPFKQDAWRLADEKSERAQLAGAVNTLIFSENNLILGDNTDGVGLLRDIQQNHKIELKGKRILVLGAGGAARGVILPLLEANPAKLVIANRTVARAITLAELFNQYGAVEAASYQELSGKQFELVINATSASLHGELPPLPNDLLATESACYDMMYGADPTPFLQWAEQHHCHKRMDGLGMLVEQAAESFMLWRGIRPETTALIEQMRSHS; from the coding sequence ATGAACGATCCCTTTGATTTTGATAAAGCCCCGGATGAGTATGGCGTGATGGGCAACCCGATTGCCCACAGCAAATCTCCACAAATTCATGCCGCATTTGCCAAGCAGACACGACAGCGCATGCAGTACAGCGCCCTACTGGTCGATCTAGGCGGGTTTCCGCAAGCGGTTGGAAATTTTCAGGCGAATGGTGGCAAGGGCGTTAATGTGACAGTGCCCTTTAAACAAGATGCGTGGCGGCTGGCCGATGAGAAGAGCGAGCGCGCACAACTGGCTGGCGCGGTGAACACGCTGATTTTTAGTGAAAACAACCTCATCTTGGGTGATAACACCGATGGTGTTGGTCTGTTGCGGGATATACAACAAAACCATAAAATTGAGCTGAAAGGTAAACGTATCCTGGTGCTGGGTGCTGGCGGTGCTGCGCGGGGAGTTATCCTTCCACTGTTGGAGGCAAACCCTGCGAAGCTGGTGATTGCAAATCGTACCGTGGCGCGCGCAATCACACTCGCAGAGCTCTTCAATCAATATGGCGCGGTAGAGGCCGCCTCCTATCAGGAGTTATCAGGCAAACAGTTTGAGCTGGTTATCAACGCCACCTCGGCCAGCCTTCATGGTGAGCTGCCACCACTACCGAATGATCTGCTCGCCACAGAGAGCGCTTGTTACGACATGATGTACGGTGCCGACCCCACCCCCTTTCTTCAGTGGGCTGAGCAGCATCACTGCCATAAAAGGATGGACGGATTAGGCATGCTGGTAGAACAAGCCGCTGAATCATTCATGCTGTGGCGCGGCATACGTCCCGAGACCACCGCACTCATTGAGCAGATGAGATCACACTCATAG
- a CDS encoding NADAR family protein, with product MFNANTDEVIYLSRSDADSPLASYSGNPFELDGERWPSVEHYYQARKFEDPTLHEQILHAETPQVASKIAKKNRKQVRKDWKKIRKIIMTRALYTMFRTHSGAADKLLSTKEIKLIENSQYDYYWGCGRDLRGDNTYGHVLMGIRHKLREL from the coding sequence ATGTTTAATGCCAATACTGATGAGGTCATCTACCTATCCCGTAGCGATGCCGACAGTCCACTGGCCAGTTACAGCGGCAATCCTTTTGAATTAGATGGAGAGCGCTGGCCAAGTGTTGAGCACTATTATCAGGCAAGGAAATTTGAAGACCCCACACTGCATGAGCAAATACTGCACGCTGAAACTCCTCAAGTCGCCTCTAAAATAGCCAAAAAAAATAGAAAACAGGTGCGCAAGGATTGGAAGAAAATAAGAAAAATAATAATGACTCGGGCTCTCTACACCATGTTTAGAACTCACTCAGGTGCTGCTGATAAGCTGCTATCAACCAAAGAGATTAAACTGATTGAGAATAGCCAGTATGACTACTACTGGGGCTGTGGGCGAGACCTGCGGGGCGACAACACCTACGGTCATGTTTTGATGGGTATTCGCCATAAACTAAGAGAGCTGTAA
- the fba gene encoding fructose-bisphosphate aldolase class II (catalyzes the reversible aldol condensation of dihydroxyacetonephosphate and glyceraldehyde 3-phosphate in the Calvin cycle, glycolysis, and/or gluconeogenesis) produces the protein MALVTMRQLLDHAAENDYGLPAFNVNNMEQVQAIMQAADAVNAPVIMQGSAGARSYAGEPFLRHLITAAVEMYPHIPVCMHQDHGASPDICFRSIQSGFTSVMMDGSLEADGKTPSSFEYNVAVTKKVAELAHACGVSVEGELGCLGSLETGEMGEEDGHGAEGKLDLDMLLTDPQEAKDFVEQTGCDALAIAIGTSHGAYKFSSKPTGEVLRIDRIAEIHAVIPNTHLVMHGSSSVPQEWLEIINQYGGEMSQTYGVPVEEIIEGIKTGVRKVNIDTDLRMASTGAIRRHLEENKSNFDPRKAFKASTAAMSQICKDRYEAFGAAGHAAKITAKSLETMIDFYTK, from the coding sequence ATGGCTCTTGTTACAATGCGCCAGCTGCTGGATCATGCGGCTGAGAATGATTATGGCCTGCCCGCGTTCAACGTAAACAATATGGAGCAGGTGCAAGCCATCATGCAGGCTGCGGATGCGGTTAATGCGCCAGTCATTATGCAGGGCTCGGCAGGTGCACGCTCCTATGCGGGCGAACCCTTCCTACGTCACCTGATTACGGCAGCCGTCGAAATGTATCCACATATTCCCGTTTGTATGCACCAGGATCACGGTGCATCACCTGATATCTGCTTCCGCTCTATCCAGTCAGGCTTTACCTCGGTTATGATGGATGGCTCGCTGGAAGCTGACGGCAAGACCCCCTCGTCTTTTGAGTACAATGTTGCAGTAACCAAAAAAGTGGCTGAGCTGGCTCATGCGTGCGGCGTCTCTGTTGAAGGTGAGCTGGGTTGTCTCGGTTCACTGGAGACCGGTGAGATGGGCGAAGAAGATGGACATGGTGCAGAAGGGAAGTTGGATTTGGACATGCTGCTGACTGACCCTCAAGAAGCGAAAGATTTTGTTGAGCAGACCGGTTGTGATGCTCTGGCAATCGCCATTGGCACCTCACACGGAGCCTATAAATTCTCAAGCAAGCCAACCGGTGAAGTTTTACGCATTGACCGTATTGCAGAAATTCATGCGGTTATTCCTAACACGCACCTGGTTATGCACGGCTCCTCATCTGTGCCTCAGGAGTGGCTGGAAATCATCAATCAGTACGGTGGCGAAATGTCGCAAACTTACGGTGTACCGGTTGAAGAGATTATTGAAGGGATCAAAACGGGTGTACGCAAAGTTAATATCGACACTGATTTGCGTATGGCCTCTACGGGTGCGATCCGCCGTCACCTGGAAGAGAATAAATCTAACTTTGATCCACGCAAAGCATTCAAAGCGTCGACGGCAGCCATGTCTCAAATCTGTAAAGATCGTTATGAAGCGTTTGGTGCTGCGGGTCATGCTGCAAAGATCACCGCCAAGTCTCTTGAGACTATGATTGATTTCTATACCAAGTAG
- the pyk gene encoding pyruvate kinase, with the protein MLRRTKIVATLGPATDDPKMIDKIIEAGVDVVRLNFSHGTAAEHQERAERVRNRARAHGRQVGVLADLQGPKIRIERFRDGKIFLNEGDTFILDGALGSDDGDQERVGIAYKDLVNDVKRGDTLLLDDGRLVFWVDEVEGSAVKCQVKMGGYLSDRKGINLQGGGLSASALTEKDMEDIKTAALIKADYLAVSFPRCAEDMINARKLFYEAGGHGALVAKIERAEAILPGVIEGIIEASDVIMVARGDLGVEIGDAALPPVQKALIKKSRAMNKVVITATQMMESMIENHIPTRAEVFDVANAVFDGTDAVMLSAETAAGKFPHLAIAAMDRICREAEKQTAVKESDHRINTKFERIDEAIALSTMYAANHLGVKAIAALTESGSTPLWMSRISSGIPIYAMTSKVETRRKVTLYRGVYPVSFETDKRDHAAVNLDAVEELRRRGAVRNGDLVILTKGDMMGVLGGTNAMKIVKVGEMVDPE; encoded by the coding sequence TTGTTAAGAAGAACAAAGATCGTTGCGACACTTGGCCCGGCCACTGATGACCCAAAGATGATTGATAAAATCATTGAAGCAGGTGTCGATGTGGTGCGCCTTAACTTTTCACATGGTACCGCCGCCGAACATCAGGAGCGTGCAGAGCGTGTGCGAAATCGAGCGCGTGCCCATGGCCGCCAAGTGGGCGTGCTTGCAGATTTGCAAGGCCCCAAAATTCGTATTGAGCGCTTCCGTGATGGAAAAATATTTCTGAATGAAGGGGATACTTTCATTTTAGACGGTGCCTTAGGTAGTGACGATGGTGATCAGGAGCGCGTCGGTATTGCCTACAAGGACTTGGTTAATGATGTTAAGCGCGGTGATACTCTACTGCTTGATGATGGTCGCTTAGTTTTCTGGGTTGATGAAGTAGAAGGGAGTGCCGTTAAGTGCCAGGTGAAGATGGGGGGCTACCTCTCTGACCGTAAAGGTATCAACTTGCAGGGTGGTGGTCTCTCAGCATCTGCCTTGACTGAAAAAGATATGGAAGATATTAAGACCGCCGCACTGATCAAAGCTGATTACCTGGCAGTCTCATTTCCTCGTTGTGCCGAAGATATGATTAACGCGCGTAAATTATTTTACGAAGCAGGCGGACACGGCGCACTGGTTGCTAAAATCGAGCGTGCTGAGGCGATTCTTCCTGGTGTAATTGAAGGTATTATTGAAGCCTCTGATGTGATCATGGTTGCGCGGGGTGATTTGGGTGTTGAAATCGGTGATGCGGCACTGCCACCGGTACAGAAAGCGTTAATCAAAAAATCACGAGCCATGAACAAGGTTGTGATTACCGCAACCCAGATGATGGAGTCAATGATTGAAAATCACATTCCAACACGTGCCGAAGTCTTTGATGTTGCCAATGCGGTTTTTGATGGAACGGATGCGGTCATGCTCTCTGCCGAGACGGCTGCTGGGAAGTTTCCACATCTGGCGATTGCGGCGATGGATCGCATCTGTCGCGAGGCGGAGAAGCAGACCGCAGTTAAAGAGTCTGACCACCGTATCAATACCAAGTTTGAGCGTATTGATGAGGCGATTGCGCTTTCAACAATGTATGCGGCCAACCACTTGGGTGTTAAAGCGATTGCGGCGCTGACTGAGTCGGGTTCTACGCCACTCTGGATGTCGCGTATTAGCTCGGGGATACCCATCTACGCCATGACATCCAAAGTGGAGACACGTCGTAAAGTGACCCTCTACCGTGGTGTCTATCCGGTCAGTTTTGAGACTGACAAACGAGACCATGCGGCTGTTAACTTGGATGCTGTCGAGGAGTTGCGCCGCCGTGGAGCGGTTCGCAACGGTGATCTTGTGATATTAACAAAGGGCGACATGATGGGTGTTTTGGGTGGAACCAATGCCATGAAAATTGTCAAAGTTGGCGAGATGGTTGACCCCGAATAA
- a CDS encoding phosphoglycerate kinase — MSVIKMTDLDLSGKRVLIRQDLNVPVKDGKVTSDARIRASLPTVQKALEAGAAVMLMSHLGRPTEGEYSEEFSLVPVAAHMAGLLGKEVKVVKDYLSGAEVAAGEVAILENVRFNSGEKKNEDALAKQYAALCDVFVMDAFGTAHRAQASTHGVAKFAPVACAGPLLAGELEALGKALDKPARPMVAIVGGSKVSTKLTVLESLSKVVDQLIVGGGIANTFIAAAGHNVGKSLYEADLIGTCEKLTADAKSRGGDIPVPSDVVCAKKFAEDAEATLKPATEVLDDDMIFDIGPESAAALAEVIKSAGTIVWNGPVGVFEFDQFGEGTKAIAMAIAESPAFSIAGGGDTLAAVDKYGIADKVSYISTGGGAFLEFLEGKKLPAVAILEERANG; from the coding sequence ATGTCCGTAATTAAAATGACTGATCTTGACTTATCTGGTAAGCGCGTATTGATTCGCCAAGATCTGAATGTGCCTGTTAAAGATGGCAAGGTAACATCCGATGCACGTATTCGCGCCTCTCTACCTACCGTTCAGAAAGCCCTAGAAGCAGGTGCAGCGGTTATGTTGATGTCTCACCTGGGCCGACCAACAGAGGGTGAGTACAGTGAAGAGTTCTCACTGGTACCCGTCGCAGCGCACATGGCAGGTTTACTTGGTAAAGAGGTTAAGGTGGTCAAAGATTACCTCTCAGGTGCTGAGGTGGCTGCCGGAGAAGTCGCAATTTTGGAAAATGTTCGCTTCAACAGTGGCGAGAAAAAGAATGAAGACGCACTGGCCAAGCAGTATGCAGCACTCTGTGATGTGTTTGTAATGGATGCTTTTGGTACTGCACACCGCGCTCAAGCCTCTACTCACGGTGTTGCCAAATTCGCACCGGTTGCCTGTGCGGGGCCGCTGCTGGCAGGTGAGCTGGAGGCGCTGGGCAAGGCACTGGATAAACCGGCACGTCCTATGGTTGCCATCGTTGGCGGCTCTAAGGTTTCGACTAAATTAACCGTTCTTGAGTCCCTCTCAAAGGTGGTTGACCAGCTGATTGTTGGCGGTGGTATCGCGAATACTTTTATTGCGGCAGCAGGCCACAATGTTGGAAAATCTCTGTATGAAGCTGACCTGATTGGCACCTGTGAAAAATTGACAGCAGATGCTAAGTCACGCGGTGGCGATATTCCTGTTCCTAGCGACGTGGTTTGTGCCAAGAAGTTTGCTGAAGATGCAGAGGCAACACTGAAACCGGCTACTGAGGTTCTCGATGATGATATGATTTTTGATATTGGCCCAGAGAGCGCGGCGGCTTTAGCTGAGGTGATCAAGTCAGCGGGCACCATCGTCTGGAATGGTCCGGTAGGCGTGTTTGAATTTGATCAGTTCGGCGAGGGTACTAAAGCGATTGCCATGGCGATTGCAGAATCACCCGCATTTTCAATTGCTGGAGGTGGCGATACACTGGCGGCTGTTGATAAGTATGGTATCGCCGATAAAGTATCCTATATCTCTACCGGTGGTGGCGCGTTTTTGGAGTTTCTTGAAGGCAAAAAACTGCCTGCAGTGGCTATTCTGGAAGAGCGTGCAAACGGCTAA
- the gap gene encoding type I glyceraldehyde-3-phosphate dehydrogenase, translating to MTIKIGINGFGRIGRMAFRAVAQEFSDMEIVGINDLLDAEYLAYMLKFDSVHGRFDGDVSVEGGDLIVNGKRIRLTAERNPADLKWNEIGADIILECTGFFLTEESCQAHIDAGAKKVVQSAPSKDATPMFVYGVNHEKYAGEAISSAASCTTNCLAPLAKVINDNFGIKRGLMTTVHAATATQKTVDGPSMKDWRGGRGILENIIPSSTGAAKAVGVVLPELNGKLTGMAFRVPTSDVSVVDLTVELDKSASYDEICAVVKAASEAPGIGETLAYTDEKVVSTDFRGVGFSSIFDSGAGIALDGTFVKLVAWYDNEYGYTCNMMRFVRHVAAN from the coding sequence ATGACTATTAAAATTGGTATTAATGGTTTTGGGCGTATCGGGCGTATGGCTTTCCGTGCGGTTGCTCAAGAGTTCTCTGATATGGAAATTGTAGGTATTAATGACCTGCTGGATGCTGAATATTTGGCATATATGCTGAAATTTGATTCAGTACACGGTCGGTTTGATGGTGACGTTTCGGTTGAAGGTGGTGATTTAATCGTCAATGGTAAGCGGATTCGCCTGACGGCTGAGCGCAACCCTGCTGATCTGAAATGGAATGAAATTGGTGCTGATATTATTCTGGAGTGTACCGGCTTCTTCCTGACCGAGGAGAGCTGTCAGGCGCACATTGATGCAGGTGCCAAGAAGGTTGTTCAATCAGCGCCTTCTAAAGACGCTACCCCTATGTTTGTCTACGGTGTAAACCACGAGAAATATGCCGGCGAGGCGATCAGCTCAGCGGCTTCATGTACCACTAACTGTCTGGCGCCACTGGCAAAAGTTATTAATGATAACTTTGGCATCAAGCGCGGCCTGATGACCACTGTGCACGCGGCAACCGCGACTCAAAAGACCGTTGATGGTCCTTCAATGAAAGATTGGCGCGGTGGTCGTGGTATTCTGGAAAACATTATTCCTTCATCGACCGGTGCGGCTAAAGCAGTGGGCGTTGTTCTGCCAGAGCTGAATGGCAAGCTGACAGGCATGGCTTTCCGTGTGCCGACTTCTGATGTTTCAGTTGTTGATCTGACAGTAGAGCTGGACAAGAGCGCCTCCTACGATGAGATTTGTGCCGTCGTTAAAGCCGCTTCCGAAGCGCCGGGCATTGGTGAGACACTGGCATACACCGATGAAAAGGTAGTCTCTACTGACTTCCGTGGCGTAGGCTTCTCATCCATCTTTGATTCAGGCGCGGGTATTGCGCTGGATGGTACGTTTGTTAAGCTGGTTGCCTGGTATGACAACGAGTATGGCTACACCTGTAACATGATGCGCTTTGTGCGTCACGTTGCGGCTAACTAA